The following is a genomic window from Nocardioides thalensis.
GCGCCGTCTCGTCACCGTGGGTGCGGGCGTGCAGGTCGGAGCCGCAGATGCCGCACCGCTCGACGTCGAGGAGCAGCTGCCCCCGGGCCGGGACCAGGTCGGCCACCTCGGCGACCTCGAGCTTGCTCTGGTGGCAGGTGACCGCCCTCATGTCGAGTTACCTCTCGTGGTTCGTCGAGTTGACCTTCATGGTCATGCGAATCGCCCCCCCGTGGCGCAACGGCGACCACGAGGGGCGATTCGACGAACCATGAGGGGTGATTCGACCTAGGACTTGTCGAGCGCCTCGGCGACCCGGCGGTGGGCCTCCCAGATCGCCTCGGGCAGGCCGTCGAACTGGGCGAGGTGCTTCTCGCGGAAGCCCATCTCCTGCTGCCAGCGGGCCTTGTCGATCGTGAGGATCGTGTCGAGGTCGGCCAGCGCCTGCTCGTCGAGGCCGTCGAGGTTGAGCTCCTCGCGGGCCGGGATCACGCCGACCGGCGTCTCCACGCCCTTGACCTCGCCGTTCTTGTACTGCATCAGCCACAGCAGCGGGCGCAGGTTCTCGCGGTAGCCCGGCCACAGGAAGCGGCCGTCGTCGCCGCGCTGGAACCAGTTGACGTGCGCGAAGACCGGCTTCTCCTTGGCCGCGCCGATGACGTCGAGCCAGTGCTGGGCGTAGTCGGCCTCGGAGTAGGACATGAACGGGCGCATCGACATCGGGTCGTAGCGGAGCACGCCCTCGAGACCGTCGGTCGCGGCGGTCGCCTCGGCACCCAGGGTGAGGCCGTCGTAGACGCCCTCGGCCACGTCGTTGATCGCGCGGATCAGCGGCTCGCGGTCGCGGGTGCGGCCACCGAAGATGATGCCGTGGATCTCGACGCCCGCCGGGTCCTCGAAGTCCTTGGCCACGTTGGGGACGTTGGCCAGGGTGGTGGTGAAGCGGCTGTTGGGGTGCGCCCACGGGGCGTCGGCCTCCTCGGCCGGACGGTCCGCGATCCGCTCACCCTTCCAGTCGAGCCAGCCGTCGAGGTCGGTCGGCTTGTCGCCGCGACCCTCCCACCAGACCTCCTGGGTCTTCTCGTTGTAGGCGACGTTGGTGAAGATCGCGCCGACACCGGGCTTGATCGAGTCGATCGCCGTGGGGTTGGTCTTCTCGTTGGTGTCCTTGGCGACGCCGAACACGCCGTTCTCCGGGTTGAAGCCGCGGAGCACGCCGTCCTCGTCGACCCAGATCCACGCGATGTCGTCGCCGTAGAACTCGACGTAGTAGCGGTCGCCGAGCGCGTCGGGAGCGAGCGTCATCGCGAGGTTGGTCTTGCCCGAGGCCGACGGGAAGCCGCCGCAGATGTTGTACTTCGCGCCGGTCTCCTTGTCGGTGATGCCCAGCAGCATGAACTGCTCGACGAGGAAGCCGTTCTTCCAGCCGTCGTAGGCACCCTGGCGCAGGCCGTGGGCGATCTTGCCCAGGAGCGCGTTGCCGCCGTACGACGAACCGAAGTGCAGGATCGTGCGCTCGTCGGCGACGGTCACGAAGTTGCGCTTGTCGTCGGGCGTGCCCTGGCCGAGGTTCGGGAGGTCGCCGGTGACGTGAACGGCCTTCACGAAGTTGTCGCCGAGGTCGTTGATGTACTCCACGCCGACCCGCGACATGCGGATCATCTGGAGCACGACGTTGATGTTGTCGGTGAGCTCGACGCCCGCGGCGAACTTCTCGAGCGGGGAGCCCTTCGGCGACATCAGGTAGGGGATGACGTACATCGTCTTGCCCGCGGAGGCGCCGGTCATCAGCTCGATGAGCTTCGGCTTCATCTCCGAGGCGGGCTTCCAGTTGTTGTAGACGCCCTTGTCGGCCTCGTCGCTCGTGGCGACGACGGTGCGCTCCTCGGTGCGGGCGACGTCCTTGAAGTAGGACCGGGAGTAGTAGTTGCCGTCGCCCGCGGGAAGCAGCTCTCCCGCCGCGAGCGCCTCCTGGACCAGACGCGCGTCGTCAGCCGCGCTGACTACCTCCACGCGCTCCGCACCGGTCACCCCCGCCCAGTGCGCGACGTACTCCCGGACGTGGGTGTTCGACAACCCCGCTTCGTCCAGAACCCGCTCGAGATCCACCATGCCAGCCAGCCTTTCGATCCTGTTGAGGGTGGGGGCAAGTTACCTCACGCCGAGGTCGCGGTCGCCGCTGGCGTCGCGCTGCCCGCTCTGCGGACATCGTCGTCCCGGGTGACAGGGAACCACCCGCGAGAGGCTCGCTGCACATCGCGGACAGGCGTTGTGGCCTTTCCCACAAGTTGGATCGTGCCAACCGGCAGGGGCGGCTCGAGAGCCGAAGATCCGCCGGTACGGCGCCGGCCGCGCCGTACGTCCTCGTGACCGGAGGTCACTCGCCGATGTAGCTCATCACGTGCTTGATGCGGGTGTAGTCCTCGAGGCCGTACATCGACAGGTCCTTGCCGTAGCCGGAGTGCTTGAAGCCGCCGTGCGGCATCTCGGACACGAACGGGATGTGGGTGTTGATCCACACGACGCCGAAGTCGAGCTTGCGGCTCATCCGCATCGCCCGGCCGTGGTCCTTGGTCCACACCGAGGAGGACAGGCCGTACTGCACGCCGTTGGCCCAGGCGAGCGCCTCGGCCTCGTCGGAGAACCGCTGGACGGTGATGACGGGCCCGAAGATCTCGGTCTGGATCTGCTCGTCGTCCTGCCTGAGCCCCGACAGCACGGTGGGCTCGTAGAAGAAGCCGTTGGCGCCGCCGTCGACCGTGGCAGGGGCGCCACCGCTGGCGATGGTGGCGTGGTCGGGTAGGCGGTCGACCATCCCCTTCACGCGCGCGAGCTGGTCGGCGTTGTTGAGCGCGCCGTAGAGGATGTCCTCGTCGTCGGGCATGCCGGTGCGGGTGCTGCGTGCCTGCTCGGCGAGCGCCGACACGAACTCGTCGTGGATGCCGGGTCCGGCGAGGACGCGGGTGGCGGCGGTGCAGTCCTGGCCGGCGTTGAAGTAGCCGGCGACGGCGATCGCCTCCGCCGCCTTCTCGATGTCGGCGTCGTCGAACACGATCACCGGCGCCTTGCCGCCGAGCTCGAGGTGCACGCGCTTGAGGTCGGTCGCCGCCGAGCCCGCGACCTCCATGCCGGCGCGGACCGAGCCGGTGATCGCGACCATCTGCGGCGTGGGGTGCGCGACCAGCGCGCGACCGGTGTCGCGGTCGCCGCAGACGACGTTGAGGACGCCGGGCGGCAGGAACTCCTGGCAGATCTCGGCGAGCAGGGTCGAGCTGGCGGGCGTGGTGTCCGAGGGCTTGAGCACGACGGTGTTGCCGGCCGCGAGGGCGGGCGCGATCTTCCAGATCATCATCATCAGCGGGTAGTTCCACGGGGTCACCTGGCCGATGACGCCGATCGGCTCGCGCCGGATCCAGCTGGTGTGGTCCTCGAGGTACTCCCCCGCCGACTTGCCCTCGAGCACCCGCGTCGCTCCGGCGAAGAAGCGGAAGTGGTCCGAGGCCATCCCCATCTCCTCGTCCATCGTGATCTGGAACGGCTTGCCGGTGTCGGCGACCTCCACCCGGCAGATCTCCTCGGCGCGCGCGTCGATCGCGTCGGCGATCTTCAACAGCGCCGTCGCCCGCTCCTTCGGCGTCGCGTAGGCCCAGCCCTCGAACGCGGCGTCCGCGGCGCCGTACGCCTTGTCGAGGTCGGCGGCGCCGGACAGCGGGGCGCGCGCGTAGACCTCCCCGGTCGCCGGGTCGACGACGTCGTACGTCGCACCCTCTGCGGCGTCGACGAGCTCGCCGTTGATGACGTTCTTGAAGGACTGGCCGGAAGCGGTGGTCATGCGCCCGACTCTAGCCAGCGACCGACGAAATCAGGAGGGAGAGAC
Proteins encoded in this region:
- a CDS encoding gamma-aminobutyraldehyde dehydrogenase; amino-acid sequence: MTTASGQSFKNVINGELVDAAEGATYDVVDPATGEVYARAPLSGAADLDKAYGAADAAFEGWAYATPKERATALLKIADAIDARAEEICRVEVADTGKPFQITMDEEMGMASDHFRFFAGATRVLEGKSAGEYLEDHTSWIRREPIGVIGQVTPWNYPLMMMIWKIAPALAAGNTVVLKPSDTTPASSTLLAEICQEFLPPGVLNVVCGDRDTGRALVAHPTPQMVAITGSVRAGMEVAGSAATDLKRVHLELGGKAPVIVFDDADIEKAAEAIAVAGYFNAGQDCTAATRVLAGPGIHDEFVSALAEQARSTRTGMPDDEDILYGALNNADQLARVKGMVDRLPDHATIASGGAPATVDGGANGFFYEPTVLSGLRQDDEQIQTEIFGPVITVQRFSDEAEALAWANGVQYGLSSSVWTKDHGRAMRMSRKLDFGVVWINTHIPFVSEMPHGGFKHSGYGKDLSMYGLEDYTRIKHVMSYIGE
- a CDS encoding phosphoenolpyruvate carboxykinase (GTP), which translates into the protein MVDLERVLDEAGLSNTHVREYVAHWAGVTGAERVEVVSAADDARLVQEALAAGELLPAGDGNYYSRSYFKDVARTEERTVVATSDEADKGVYNNWKPASEMKPKLIELMTGASAGKTMYVIPYLMSPKGSPLEKFAAGVELTDNINVVLQMIRMSRVGVEYINDLGDNFVKAVHVTGDLPNLGQGTPDDKRNFVTVADERTILHFGSSYGGNALLGKIAHGLRQGAYDGWKNGFLVEQFMLLGITDKETGAKYNICGGFPSASGKTNLAMTLAPDALGDRYYVEFYGDDIAWIWVDEDGVLRGFNPENGVFGVAKDTNEKTNPTAIDSIKPGVGAIFTNVAYNEKTQEVWWEGRGDKPTDLDGWLDWKGERIADRPAEEADAPWAHPNSRFTTTLANVPNVAKDFEDPAGVEIHGIIFGGRTRDREPLIRAINDVAEGVYDGLTLGAEATAATDGLEGVLRYDPMSMRPFMSYSEADYAQHWLDVIGAAKEKPVFAHVNWFQRGDDGRFLWPGYRENLRPLLWLMQYKNGEVKGVETPVGVIPAREELNLDGLDEQALADLDTILTIDKARWQQEMGFREKHLAQFDGLPEAIWEAHRRVAEALDKS